The following coding sequences lie in one Ictalurus furcatus strain D&B chromosome 7, Billie_1.0, whole genome shotgun sequence genomic window:
- the frem1a gene encoding FRAS1-related extracellular matrix protein 1a isoform X2: protein MVLQQRTHMWPFWFLLLLGLLHFCMCSLVKTNHGLRVKRGQSAFLQEGDLQFHIPRERDTCKLEVVLNEPITQRVGTLSPQVFDCHYLADEVKYTHNGCPILKEDTVKLRLYRFTETETYSELFSLHIEIMEPDCNVIKLGPQTLQIPEFYGLSNMLDGNVMSFHYEHRPNIECTIRVMTPDSGLPGHGQLVTGEPDKLEGPRGDEPDSFVSIRQQLENKARSKCKSEDCLKGLKLVTITKVSCEEFLMMGIRYQHTDPPSPDIDYIAIKLDLTDTRSRSIIQSEQAWIPVTIKGSVPNQPPKPAFMSMFILEVDQFILTPLSTAILDAVDAETPKNRLVFNITKPPSEGFITHLSDHTKPISSFTWVDLNEMLISFQPPNSSHTQRRNYEVELEVHDFYFEKSSPIIVHVSVRTADTNAPRVSWNMGLSLLEGQSRPITWDQLQIVDNDDLKTVRIITVDGLQHGRLTVRGGKGFMFTVSDIKAGVVRYYHDDSDTTKDFVVFRITDGRHQTRHKFPINILPKDDSPPFFITNMVLELSEGQTALLRGSILQASDMDSSDDYILFNITKPPQAGEIMKLPGPGITGYPVMRFLQKDLFHSIIYYRHFGNEVFDDSFEVVLSDFHDPPNLSEPQVIVIQIQPVPDQPPKEAPGVTRHLIVKETDVVYLTKKQLHFVDVESPDCELTYTVTIPPFYTTTYGGHDAGRLFLVDSIPKLAKDPNAPVLRLFTQHTVNYMKVAYMPPFQDIGPYPQHIQFVLSVTSEQGRTTTGICFNITVLPVDNQSPEVHINQLTVDEGGECWVSADHLHLTDVDSLEDSLRVALKRRPQHGDVYLDGVPLSQGQTFTVRDLKSLKVRYRHDSSETEEDNIKCIATDGVNSVDFVLHIKVTLVNDEMPALVPGLKTVLECAEGQDVVITIEYIYATDVDSDDSKLNYLIARQPYHGVVLKNGIVVDRFFQEDIEARIISYKHTGLEVGLLPRRDTITFVISDEQTAPVPSCCFDRPPQFNRQTKHPQDSLLIYDLNITVYPVDNQPPSIVIGEVLQVDEGGSTSITVAHIAASDQDTPLEDLQLVLVSPPQFGYIENILPSPGFEKSNMGISIASFLYRDVLNGHINYVQSRHQRTEPTADQFMLYISDGEHQSSAIPFYIIIKPTNDESPDFLARNISVREGDMKELDASIINAVDLDVPRDQLTFRIIQQPQHGAIMGGLHGNDVAHYRRSIQNHGTEVHVQVFTMEDLRNGMMLMYLHDDSESEQDSFIIQLSDGKHQLQRDILVKVMPINDEKPCIIRNTGIEVEPGEARLISSAVLSAHDNDTPSTNIIYVFESVPVHGLLQIKAGLDWRTLTTEMNCSQEAVDMNLLRYVHTAQPGAHTQDFFIFHLQDGRNRSPAQHFHITIKELQKGDIALFVKLVKASRGEHVVITTDVLLAVDGTERPEELLYVITVPPVHGHMEYIKHTGIPIHSFSQLDIAANLVCYVHDNRPTSPRDTVQFVISNGKSTRNGTLEILVEMTDRVLPTLMQKAGLQVPQGSTITITTDNLHLSDPDTPPHCLIFILVQPPQYGQLIMKGFPLAPGSNFTQQNLLDLDVAYRHLGGASQIDRFTFIAADSTARGFLVRGKAHTDPVIFSIQIETLDRFAPRMMVLETLWKVELLKDGRYGIFISSRELKAQDMNAADENLIFHILRAPYFGYLENATNGAFVRQRFTQRDLNKRNILYMINLSLEALSDSLEFAVSDPLGNTGPSHKLEFSWASVELTKTEYRVCEGKGPLSLTVQRKGNMQDSSYVTLKVKELTAAIGKDFISAPSTLIQFDPGVASRQWKVELVQDFLEEAEEMFEVTLDSAVGAIQRGNNKAVITIMDNKNGQCAEKQSPKGPDLQGKELQAGSYPKHGSIQVETLPITLGDGSESVRGNNLAQVITPFSKKRLRTNGNGKSIRPSSIIQSGSDVLYTYHGIMSLTVEDETTAFNSGKKAQVQVTSRGQQRSLPGKTTSHLTALPTPNRRGTAPQNIFSRPEPKVCTPEMAGFLHFNASLGQLLQCNGISWKPWAATDETVNAQKCPQGWTYHSHHCYLLITERKATWNNAARTCRESFQGNLVSVLSKADMDWLWDFSERKPFWIGLNDRVSKGQWEWMDGEPVTYTNWRRGPPRTKIKSNKKCVLVWRKTKWQIRDCKTGKGHHFVCYVKT from the exons ATGGTTCTTCAACAAAGGACTCATATGTGGCCATTTTGGTTTCTGCTTTTGCTGGGACTTTTGCACTTTTGCATGTGCTCCCTGGTGAAGACCAACCATGGCCTGCGGGTGAAGAGAGGACAGTCAGCTTTCTTGCAGGAAGGAGATCTGCAATTCCACATACCCAGAGAGAGGGATACCTGCAAGCTGGAAGTGGTTCTGAATGAACCTATTACCCAACGTGTTGGCACACTGTCCCCTCAG GTTTTTGACTGCCACTATTTGGCTGATGAGGTGAAATATACGCATAATGGTTGTCCTATTTTAAAAGAAGATACTGTCAAACTTCGATTGTACAg attcacagagacagagacatataGTGAATTGTTCTCACTCCATATTGAGATCATGGAACCTGACTGTAATGTTATAAAGTTGGGACCACAGACGTTGCAAATTCCAGAGTTCTACGGCCTTTCCAATATGCTTGATGGCAATGTGATGTCCTTCCACTATGAGCATCGGCCCAACATAGAGTGTACTATTAGGGTGATGACACCAGACTCTGGTCTACCTGGACATGGTCAGCTGGTCACTGGTGAACCTGACAAGCTAGAAGGGCCAAGAGGAGATGAGCCAGACAGCTTTGTCTCAATTCGACAACAATTAG AAAATAAAGCCAGATCCAAATGCAAGAGTGAAGACTGTTTAAAAGGACTAAAATTGGTGACAATTACAAAAGTGTCTTGCGAAGAATTCTTAATGATGGGCATTCGCTATCAGCATACTGATCCTCCATCACCTGATATTGATTACATTGCTATCAAACTGGATCTCACAGACACGAGGAGCAGGAGCATAATCCAG TCAGAACAAGCCTGGATCCCTGTGACCATTAAAGGGTCTGTTCCCAACCAGCCCCCAAAGCCTGCCTTCATGTCCATGTTCATCCTGGAAGTGGATCAGTTCATCCTGACTCCACTGTCCACAGCCATTCTTGATGCAGTAGATGCTGAGACCCCAAAGAACAGGCTGGTGTTCAATATCACCAAGCCTCCCAGTGAGGGCTTCATCACTCATTTGTCTGATCACACCAAGCCCATCTCATCTTTCACCTGGGTGGACCTCAATGAAATGCTTATCAGCTTCCAGCCTCCAAATTCCAGCCATACACAACGCAGGAACTATGAG GTAGAGCTTGAAGTCCATGATTTCTACTTTGAGAAAAGTTCACCTATTATAGTACATGTGTCAGTCAGGACAGCAGACACAAATGCACCAAGAGTGTCATGGAACATGG GTCTCAGTCTCCTGGAAGGGCAGTCTCGGCCCATCACGTGGGATCAGCTGCAAATTGTGGACAATGATGATCTAAAGACTGTAAGAATCATCACTGTGGATGGCTTACAGCATGGAAGACTGACAGTCAGAG gTGGAAAAGGGTTCATGTTCACTGTAAGTGACATCAAGGCTGGAGTGGTGCGCTATTATCATGATGACAGCGATACCACCAAAGACTTTGTGGTCTTTCGGATCACTGATGGCCGCCACCAAACCAGACATAAGTTCCCCATCAACATCTTACCCAAGGATGACAGTCCACCATTCTTCATCACCAATATGGTCCTGGAACTCTCTGAGGGACAAACAGCTCTTCTTAGAGGTTCGATACTTCAAGCATCAGACATGGACTCCAGTGATGACTACATCTTATTCAATATCACTAAGCCTCCTCAAGCAGGGGAGATCATGAAGTTGCCAGGTCCAGGAATTACAg GATATCCTGTGATGCGTTTTCTACAAAAGGATCTCTTTCATTCCATCATCTACTACAGGCACTTTGGCAATGAAGTATTTGATGACTCTTTTGAAGTGGTGTTATCTGACTTCCATGATCCTCCCAATCTCTCAGAGCCTCAG GTCATTGTGATTCAAATTCAACCTGTCCCAGATCAGCCACCTAAAGAGGCCCCAGGAGTAACTCGACATCTGATAGTCAAAGAGACAGATGTGGTATATTTAACCAAGAAGCAGTTGCACTTTGTTGATGTTGAGTCACCAGACTGTGAGCTTACCTACACTGTTACCATCCCACCTTTCTACACTACCACATATGG GGGACATGATGCAGGGCGGTTGTTCCTGGTTGACAGCATCCCAAAATTGGCTAAGGATCCCAATGCCCCTGTGCTTAGACTTTTCAcacag CATACTGTCAACTACATGAAAGTAGCTTACATGCCGCCTTTCCAAGATATTGGGCCTTATCCTCAGCATATTCAATTTGTGCTGTCTGTAACCAGTGAGCAGGGCCGAACTACGACTGGAATCTGTTTCAATATTACAGTGCTGCCAGTAGACAACCAATCCCCGGAG GTGCACATTAACCAGTTAACTGTGGATGAAGGGGGAGAATGCTGGGTCAGTGCAGATCACTTGCACCTGACTGATGTGGATTCTCTGGAGGACTCACTACGTGTGGCGCTGAAGAGAAGACCTCAGCATGGGGACGTGTATCTGGATGGTGTACCCCTGAGTCAAGGCCAGACTTTCACTGTTAGAGACCTGAAAAGTCTAAAAGTTAG ATATCGCCATGATAGttcagagacagaggaagataacattaaatgtatagCCACAGATGGGGTGAATTCAGTTGACTTTGTTTTACATATTAag GTAACACTAGTCAATGATGAAATGCCAGCACTGGTGCCAGGCTTGAAGACTGTTCTAGAGTGTGCAGAGGGACAGGATGTTGTGATCACCATAGAGTACATCTATGCAACAGATGTTGATAGTGATGACAGCAAACTGAACTATCTGATTGCTCGTCAGCCATATCATGGTGTAGTGCTAAAGAACGGTATAGTGGTAGACAGGTTCTTTCAAGAAGATATAGAGGCCAGGATCATCAGCTACAAACACACAG GTCTGGAGGTTGGATTGCTCCCTCGTCGTGACACCATCACATTCGTAATCTCTGATGAACAGACGGCTCCAGTTCCTTCATGCTGCTTTGACAGACCTCCTCAGTTTAACAGGCAAACAAAACATCCCCAGGACTCCTTGTTAATCTATGACCTCAATATTACTGTTTATCCTGTGGACAACCAGCCACCATCCATTGTTATTG GTGAAGTGCTTCAGGTGGATGAAGGAGGCTCTACCTCCATCACTGTAGCACATATTGCAGCCTCTGACCAGGACACTCCTCTGGAGGACCTGCAGCTTGTATTGGTGTCTCCACCACAGTTTGGCTATATTGAGAACATTCTGCCTAGTCCGGGGTTTGAGAAGAGCAACATGGGAATCAGTATTG CCTCTTTTTTGTATAGGGATGTACTGAATGGACACATAAACTATGTGCAGTCCCGACACCAAAGGACTGAACCCACTGCTGACCAGTTTATGCTATACATCTCTGATGGCGAACACCAATCCTCTGCAATCCCCTTCTACATCATCATCAAGCCAACAAATGATGAAAGTCCAGATTTCCTAGCCAGGAACATTAGT GTCCGAGAGGGAGACATGAAGGAGTTAGATGCCTCCATTATTAATGCTGTGGATTTGGATGTTCCCAGAGATCAATTAACATTTCGCATCATCCAGCAGCCCCAACATGGGGCTATCATGGGCGGGCTTCATGGTAATGATGTGGCCCATTATAGAAGATCCATCCAGAATCATGGAACAGAGGTTCATGTCCAAGTCTTCACCATGGAAGATCTCAGAAATg GTATGATGCTGATGTATTTGCATGATGACTCAGAGAGTGAGCAGGACAGCTTCATCATCCAGCTGTCTGATGGAAAGCACCAGCTCCAGAGGGACATATTGGTCAAAGTGATGCCCATCAATGATGAGAAGCCGTGTATTATTAG AAACACTGGGATTGAGGTGGAACCAGGAGAAGCTAGACTTATTTCCAGTGCTGTTCTAAGTGCCCATGACAATGACACGCCCTCCACTAACATCATCTATGTGTTTGAGAGTGTTCCCGTTCATGGCCTGCTTCAGATTAAG GCAGGCCTGGACTGGAGGACACTGACAACAGAAATGAACTGTTCCCAGGAAGCAGTGGATATGAATTTGCTGCGCTATGTACACACAGCTCAGCCTGGAGCTCACACACAAGACTTTTTCATCTTTCATCTACAGGATGGCAGGAACCGTTCCCCTGCACAACACTTCCACATCACTATCAAGGAGCTACAGAAAG GAGACATAGCATTGTTTGTAAAGCTGGTGAAAGCTAGCCGTGGAGAGCATGTAGTGATCACTACAGATGTCTTGCTGGCTGTAGATGGCACTGAAAGGCCAGAAGAGCTGCTCTATGTGATCACTGTGCCTCCAGTGCATGGTCATATGGAATACATCAAACACACTGGCATTCCCATACACTCTTTTAGCCAGCTGGATATAGCGGCTAATCTGGTGTGCTACGTCCATGACAACAGACCTACCTCACCTAGAGACACAGTACA GTTTGTCATCAGTAATGGAAAATCCACACGTAATGGTACTCTGGAGATTTTGGTTGAGATGACAGACAGAGTTCTCCCTACGCTTATGCAGAAGGCTGGTCTGCAGGTTCCTCAGGGTTCCACCATTACTATCACCACTGATAACCTGCACCTTTCTGACCCAGATACCCCGCCCCATTGCCTGATCTTCATTCTTGTGCAGCCCCCACAGTATGGTCAGCTTATTATGAAAGGTTTCCCCTTAGCTCCTGGGAGCAACTTCACACAGCAGAACCTACTGGACCTGGATGTTGCTTACAGACACTTGGGTGGAGCTTCTCAGATTGACCGGTTTACATTCATTGCTGCTGATAGCACGGCAAGAGGCTTCCTGGTGAGAGGGAAGGCGCATACAGATCCAGTCATCTTTTCTATACAG attgAAACATTAGACCGGTTTGCTCCACGCATGATGGTGCTTGAGACTCTGTGGAAAGTGGAACTTCTAAAAGATGGACGTTATGGAATCTTTATCTCATCTAGAGAATTAAAGGCTCAGGATATGAATGCTGCAGATGAGAATCTCATCTTCCACATACTCAGAGCTCCTTACTTTGGATACTTGGAGAATGCCACCAATG GTGCGTTTGTGCGTCAGAGGTTCACTCAAAGGGATCTGAACAAGAGGAATATTCTGTATATGATTAACCTTTCCCTGGAAGCCTTAAGTGACAGTCTGGAGTTTGCAGTCTCTGACCCACTGGGCAACACTGGACCATCTCACAA ATTAGAGTTCAGCTGGGCCAGTGTAGAGCTGACCAAGACAGAGTATCGTGTGTGTGAAGGCAAAGGACCACTCTCTCTTACAGTTCAGAGGAAGGGCAATATGCAGGATTCATCATATGTAACTCTCAAG GTAAAGGAGCTAACAGCAGCTATAGGAAAGGATTTCATATCAGCTCCCTCAACTCTGATTCAGTTTGACCCTG GTGTGGCCAGTCGGCAGTGGAAGGTAGAGCTTGTGCAGGATTTTCTGGAGGAGGCTGAGGAGATGTTTGAGGTGACACTGGATTCCGCTGTAGGTGCAATACAGAGAGGAAACAACAAAGCAGTCATTACGATAATGGACAACAAGAATG GGCAGTGTGCTGAGAAACAGTCTCCCAAAGGGCCAGATCTTCAGGGTAAGGAGCTCCAAGCAGGGTCCTACCCTAAACATGGCTCCATCCAGGTAGAGACTTTACCTATCACCCTGGGAGATGGGTCAGAGTCTGTCAGAGGCAATAACTTAGCTCAAGTTATTACCCCCTTCTCCAAGAAAAGACTAAGAACCAATGGCAATGGAAAGTCT attCGACCCTCTTCAATCATTCAGAGTGGATCTGATGTTCTTTACACT TATCATGGAATAATGTCACTGACAGTAGAGGATGAAACTACAGCCTTTAACTCTGGGAAAAAGGCTCAAGTGCAGGTAACCAGTAGAGGGCAGCAGCGTTCCCTCCCAGGCAAAACCACAAGCCACCTTACAGCACTTCCTACACCTAACCGAAGAGGCACAGCACCTCAG AATATTTTCTCTAGGCCAGAGCCTAAGGTCTGCACTCCAGAAATGGCAGGTTTTCTCCATTTCAATGCAAGCTTAGGCCAGCTCCTGCAGTGCAATGGGATATCCTGGAAACCCTGGGCTGCTACAGATGAG ACTGTGAATGCACAGAAGTGTCCACAGGGGTGGACTTACCATAGTCACCACTGCTATCTGTTGATCACAGAGCGAAAAGCTACATGGAACAATGCAGCCAGGACCTGTCGAGAGAG CTTCCAAGGCAACCTTGTCAGTGTGCTATCAAAAGCGGACATGGATTGGCTCTGGGACTTCAGTGAGAGGAAGCCCTTCTGGATTG GTCTGAATGACCGGGTGAGTAAAGGCCAGtgggaatggatggatggagagccGGTTACTTACACCAACTGGAGGCGTGGTCCACCCCGAACCAAAATCAAGAGCAACAAGAAGTGTGTTTTGGTCTGGAGGAAGACAAAATGGCAAATCAGAGATTGTAAGACTGGAAAGGGACACCATTTTGTGTGCTATGTGAAAACATGA